In one Fusobacterium perfoetens ATCC 29250 genomic region, the following are encoded:
- a CDS encoding alpha/beta hydrolase: MIKLLVVIIVIFLLFYLDKMDKKKEKTLKRKLERVKSYKEVVSLDDYEKIIKKYSLEEIDERVNIQEKFITSKHVNEKMRYLLITPKNQEIKNLPLVFLFHGIRDYPEDWITRGMLLENYFELLEKKLIKPMVFIIPAAGFNGESWYSNFYKDEKHKYENYIMDELYKEAKKISNGKIGIAGFSMGGYAALKIGLKHIEDFQIIGSFSGAVSIIRMSLNRRVIRLMKYLYIPKIFFKKSQDKINFLRIFSPWGWRILKQDPYTIIKKMEPEKFKGKSIYISVGEEDKEPYLMLQQWTDIVGRLKKYNVDFQGYIYKNQYHTWSFISKDIENFLKYFSKKIDKEVEE, from the coding sequence ATGATTAAACTTTTAGTAGTTATAATAGTGATTTTTCTCCTTTTTTATTTAGATAAAATGGATAAGAAAAAAGAAAAAACTTTAAAAAGAAAATTAGAAAGAGTAAAATCTTATAAAGAAGTTGTAAGTTTGGATGATTATGAAAAAATAATAAAAAAATATTCTTTAGAAGAAATTGATGAAAGAGTTAATATTCAAGAAAAATTTATAACTTCAAAACATGTAAATGAAAAGATGAGATATCTTTTAATTACTCCTAAAAATCAAGAGATAAAAAATTTACCTCTAGTATTTTTATTTCATGGAATAAGAGATTATCCAGAAGATTGGATAACTAGAGGAATGTTATTAGAAAATTATTTTGAATTATTAGAAAAAAAACTTATTAAGCCAATGGTATTTATAATTCCAGCAGCAGGATTTAATGGAGAAAGTTGGTATAGTAATTTTTATAAAGATGAGAAACATAAATATGAAAATTATATAATGGATGAATTATATAAAGAAGCTAAAAAAATATCTAATGGAAAAATAGGAATAGCTGGTTTTTCTATGGGAGGGTATGCAGCTTTAAAAATTGGATTAAAACATATTGAAGATTTTCAAATTATTGGAAGCTTTTCAGGAGCAGTAAGTATAATAAGAATGAGCTTAAATAGAAGAGTTATAAGACTTATGAAATATTTATACATACCAAAGATATTTTTTAAAAAAAGTCAAGATAAAATAAACTTTTTAAGAATATTTAGTCCTTGGGGATGGAGAATTTTAAAACAAGACCCATACACAATTATAAAAAAAATGGAACCTGAAAAATTTAAAGGAAAAAGTATCTATATAAGTGTTGGAGAAGAAGATAAAGAACCTTATTTAATGTTGCAACAATGGACAGATATAGTTGGAAGATTAAAAAAATATAATGTGGATTTTCAAGGATATATTTATAAAAATCAATATCATACTTGGAGTTTTATTTCAAAAGATATAGAAAATTTTCTTAAATATTTTAGTAAAAAAATAGATAAAGAGGTGGAAGAATAA
- a CDS encoding FtsW/RodA/SpoVE family cell cycle protein, with protein MKIENKSIYFEKNQIEKKIKKDRISIETKRKRRTIFTIIFLLLIISTLNLYSVAYYEENSFTLGKYLFFVFIGAFSLMFFNIFNYKIFKKEKMIKFIYSASILLLIFVFIGGKVLPGVVKTINGATGWIRLGPINIQPAEILKVPFIIIEAYIFYKKENDSIFKLIGISFGIFLSFAGFIILQNDMGTVIHYFAIYLVMLFMSGIDKKVIIKVVSGFGILGIVGLVGLYKYGNIFFDGYKVRRITMYIDGLFNDGYIGNIDIGYQVAQSLLAFGNGGVLGVGYGNGVQKYSYLPEIHTDFIMALLGEEMGFLGVCIIVLFFFLLYNIMIDIGINSKDFFGKYLAIGIGGMIMSQVLINLFVAVGLLPVFGIPMPLFSYGGSSILTVMTSIGIVLSINNYTSITFDKI; from the coding sequence GTGAAAATAGAAAATAAAAGTATTTATTTTGAAAAAAATCAAATTGAAAAAAAAATAAAAAAAGATAGAATTTCAATCGAAACTAAGAGAAAAAGAAGAACAATTTTTACGATAATTTTTTTATTATTGATTATTTCAACTCTTAATTTATATAGTGTAGCTTATTATGAGGAAAATAGTTTTACATTAGGAAAATATTTATTTTTTGTATTTATTGGTGCTTTTAGTTTGATGTTTTTTAATATATTTAATTATAAAATATTTAAAAAAGAAAAAATGATAAAATTTATATATTCAGCATCAATTCTTTTATTGATATTTGTATTTATTGGTGGAAAAGTATTACCAGGAGTAGTAAAAACTATTAATGGGGCAACAGGATGGATTCGTTTAGGACCAATAAATATACAACCAGCGGAGATATTAAAAGTTCCTTTTATAATAATTGAAGCTTATATCTTTTATAAAAAAGAAAATGATTCTATATTTAAATTAATAGGGATAAGTTTTGGGATATTTTTAAGTTTTGCAGGATTTATTATTTTACAAAACGATATGGGAACTGTTATTCATTATTTTGCTATATATTTAGTTATGTTATTTATGAGTGGAATAGATAAAAAAGTTATAATAAAGGTTGTTAGTGGATTTGGAATTTTAGGAATAGTAGGATTAGTTGGACTTTATAAATATGGAAATATTTTTTTTGATGGATATAAAGTAAGAAGAATAACTATGTATATAGATGGATTATTTAACGATGGATATATAGGAAATATTGATATTGGTTATCAAGTAGCTCAATCACTTTTGGCTTTTGGAAATGGAGGTGTATTAGGAGTAGGTTATGGAAATGGAGTTCAAAAATATAGTTATTTACCAGAAATACACACAGATTTTATAATGGCTTTATTAGGTGAAGAAATGGGATTTTTAGGTGTATGTATTATTGTTTTATTTTTCTTTTTATTGTATAATATTATGATAGATATTGGGATAAATTCAAAAGACTTTTTTGGAAAATATTTGGCTATAGGAATTGGTGGTATGATAATGAGTCAAGTATTGATTAATCTTTTTGTAGCAGTAGGGTTACTTCCTGTATTTGGAATTCCAATGCCTTTATTTAGTTATGGAGGAAGTTCAATTTTAACTGTAATGACTTCTATAGGAATAGTTTTAAGTATAAATAATTATACTTCTATTACGTTTGACAAAATATAA
- the asnS gene encoding asparagine--tRNA ligase, with product MSKVTVRELYRSEKELLGKEVEISGWVRKLRDQKNFGFIEVNDGSFFKGIQVVYGAELENFEEISHLSISSTITVKGIFKESEGKGQSSEIVANSVEIIQKASLDYPLQNKRQTFEYLRDIAHLRPRTNTFSAVFRVRSVLAYAIHKFFQEQNFVYVHTPIITSSDCEGAGEMFRVTTLDLNNLPKKEDGTVDETKDFFGKTTSLTVSGQLNVETYCSAFRNVYTFGPTFRAENSNTSRHAAEFWMIEPEIAFGDLTANMDLAEAMVKYVIKYVMDNCPEEIEFFNKFIEKGLVDKLNNVLDNEFARVTYTEAIDILLASGEKFAYPVKWGIDLQSEHERFLAEKHFGKPVFLVDYPKEIKAFYMKLNADGKTVRAMDLLAPGIGEIIGGSQREDNLEVLEKKMDECGLNKEDYKFYLDLRRYGSFPHSGYGLGFERMLMYITGMTNIRDVLPFPRTPGNAEF from the coding sequence ATGAGTAAAGTAACAGTTAGAGAGCTTTATAGAAGCGAAAAAGAATTATTAGGAAAAGAAGTAGAAATTTCAGGATGGGTCAGAAAATTAAGAGACCAAAAAAACTTTGGATTTATAGAAGTTAATGATGGTTCTTTTTTCAAAGGAATTCAAGTTGTATATGGAGCTGAATTAGAAAACTTTGAAGAAATATCTCACTTATCTATATCTTCAACAATAACAGTAAAAGGAATATTTAAAGAATCAGAAGGAAAAGGACAATCTTCTGAAATAGTTGCAAATTCTGTAGAGATAATTCAGAAAGCAAGTTTAGATTATCCTTTACAAAATAAAAGACAAACATTTGAATATTTAAGAGATATTGCTCATTTAAGACCAAGAACAAATACATTCTCAGCTGTTTTTAGAGTAAGGTCAGTATTAGCTTATGCTATACATAAATTCTTTCAAGAACAAAATTTCGTATATGTTCATACTCCAATAATTACATCTTCAGACTGTGAAGGAGCTGGAGAAATGTTTAGAGTAACAACTCTAGACTTAAATAATCTTCCTAAAAAAGAAGATGGAACAGTTGATGAAACAAAAGACTTTTTTGGAAAAACTACTAGTTTAACAGTTAGTGGACAATTAAATGTAGAAACTTATTGTTCAGCATTTAGAAATGTTTATACATTTGGACCAACTTTTAGAGCTGAAAATTCTAATACTTCAAGACATGCTGCTGAATTCTGGATGATAGAACCAGAAATTGCTTTTGGAGATTTAACAGCTAATATGGATTTAGCAGAAGCAATGGTAAAATATGTAATAAAATATGTAATGGATAATTGTCCTGAAGAAATAGAATTCTTTAATAAATTTATAGAAAAAGGATTAGTTGATAAATTAAATAATGTATTAGATAATGAATTTGCAAGAGTAACTTATACAGAAGCTATAGATATTTTACTTGCTTCTGGAGAAAAATTTGCTTATCCAGTTAAATGGGGAATAGATTTACAAAGTGAACATGAAAGATTTTTAGCAGAAAAACACTTTGGAAAACCTGTTTTCTTAGTAGATTATCCAAAAGAAATAAAAGCATTCTATATGAAACTAAATGCAGATGGAAAAACAGTTAGAGCTATGGATTTATTAGCACCAGGAATTGGAGAGATTATTGGTGGTTCTCAAAGAGAGGATAATTTAGAAGTTTTAGAAAAGAAAATGGATGAATGTGGATTAAATAAAGAAGATTATAAATTCTATCTTGATTTAAGAAGATATGGAAGTTTCCCTCACTCAGGATATGGATTAGGATTTGAAAGAATGTTAATGTATATTACAGGGATGACAAATATCCGTGATGTATTACCATTCCCAAGAACACCAGGAAATGCAGAATTTTAA
- a CDS encoding YybH family protein, which yields MEIEKEIKELIKKADLAIKEERFDDLVEFYSKDAILVIKPGTYARGKKEIKEAFIRIAKYFKNSIVPTQGKMIFLEAGDTVLVLSQTFLDSKNKLESEYSMERKATYIYKKINGKWLCSIDNSYGTTLLD from the coding sequence ATGGAGATAGAAAAAGAAATCAAAGAGCTTATAAAAAAAGCAGATTTAGCTATAAAAGAAGAAAGGTTTGATGATTTAGTTGAATTTTATTCAAAAGATGCTATCTTAGTTATAAAACCAGGAACTTATGCTAGAGGAAAAAAAGAAATTAAAGAAGCTTTTATAAGAATTGCTAAATATTTTAAAAATAGTATAGTTCCAACTCAAGGAAAAATGATATTTTTAGAAGCTGGAGATACAGTTCTTGTTCTATCACAAACTTTTTTAGATTCTAAAAATAAATTAGAATCTGAATACTCAATGGAAAGAAAAGCAACATATATTTATAAAAAAATAAATGGAAAATGGCTTTGCTCAATAGATAATTCATATGGAACAACTTTATTAGATTAA
- a CDS encoding ATP-dependent nuclease, with product MRLKLISIRNWQKIKKIDIHFRELMLFLGQSIEGTNNIISAISFAFNKAKIEKTDIPPKVDYSQIKLILLENSKVYKLKIVIKPNLEKTFYLKTGDIWKEISFEEYLEFIEKIPFIHIHGKIEEDFKEVGNFFYKLLIKNPEKSQKIENDLKNLYKEIKLGHKNGEIYRYLFFEFIKQITLESLDKETTLLGNAIILFEEPELYLNPQKQRELYNYFIKLSNRGVNIYLKTFSSCFVGLKQYKSICIIKNLKNKISFWQTNKDIFQDDDIKAFNMNYWINPDRAELFFAKKVILVEGQTDKIVIAFLGKLLNIFKYDYSIIECGSKSTIPQFITLLNNFRIPYVAVYDKDNHSWRTEEEIENSNKKNKQIQSLVDGDLGISLAFDNDIEEEIYNEKKDRTSYKNKPFNALKYISEENYKMSDSLERKIRKIYE from the coding sequence ATGAGATTAAAATTAATTTCAATAAGAAATTGGCAAAAGATAAAAAAAATAGATATACACTTTAGAGAACTTATGCTTTTCTTAGGTCAAAGTATTGAGGGAACAAATAATATTATTTCTGCTATTTCATTTGCTTTTAATAAGGCAAAAATTGAAAAGACTGATATACCACCTAAAGTAGATTATTCGCAAATAAAGCTTATATTATTAGAAAATTCTAAAGTTTATAAGTTAAAAATTGTTATAAAACCTAATTTAGAAAAAACTTTTTATTTAAAAACAGGAGATATCTGGAAAGAAATAAGTTTTGAAGAATACTTAGAATTTATTGAAAAAATTCCTTTTATTCATATTCATGGAAAAATAGAAGAAGATTTTAAAGAAGTTGGTAATTTTTTCTACAAACTTTTAATAAAAAATCCTGAAAAATCTCAAAAAATTGAGAATGACTTAAAAAATTTATACAAAGAAATTAAATTAGGACATAAAAACGGAGAAATTTATAGATATTTATTCTTTGAATTTATAAAACAAATTACATTAGAGTCTTTAGATAAAGAAACTACTCTTTTAGGAAATGCCATTATCTTATTTGAAGAACCTGAACTATATCTTAATCCTCAAAAACAAAGAGAGTTATATAATTATTTTATAAAACTTTCTAATAGAGGTGTAAATATTTATTTAAAAACTTTTTCAAGTTGTTTTGTAGGTTTAAAACAATATAAATCTATCTGTATTATAAAAAATTTAAAAAATAAAATTTCTTTCTGGCAAACTAATAAAGATATTTTTCAAGATGATGATATTAAAGCCTTTAATATGAACTATTGGATTAATCCTGACCGTGCTGAATTATTTTTTGCTAAAAAAGTAATTTTAGTAGAAGGACAAACAGATAAAATTGTTATTGCTTTTCTTGGAAAACTTTTAAATATATTCAAATATGATTATTCTATTATTGAATGTGGTAGTAAAAGTACAATTCCTCAATTTATTACTTTATTAAATAATTTTAGAATTCCTTATGTTGCTGTTTATGATAAAGACAATCATTCATGGAGAACAGAAGAAGAAATAGAAAATTCAAATAAAAAAAATAAACAAATTCAATCACTTGTTGACGGAGATTTAGGAATTTCTCTTGCATTCGATAATGATATTGAAGAAGAAATTTATAATGAAAAAAAAGATAGAACTTCTTATAAAAATAAACCTTTTAATGCTCTTAAATATATTTCTGAAGAAAATTACAAAATGTCTGATTCTTTAGAAAGAAAAATAAGAAAAATTTATGAGTAA
- a CDS encoding YhcH/YjgK/YiaL family protein → MIVGKLKNIGLYKGLSENLDKAIDSILKEEYKKRTVGKNIIDGEKVFFNIQEIESTKDIEEALFETHKKYIDIQIVIDGIENYGVLLSDEGLEIAEPFNTENDFELFKKSPETIFTLSPEDFIIFFTDEPHMPCLKVNEKKSIKKVVYKILK, encoded by the coding sequence ATGATAGTAGGAAAACTAAAAAATATAGGACTATATAAAGGATTATCAGAAAATCTTGATAAAGCTATTGATAGTATCCTAAAAGAGGAATATAAAAAAAGAACTGTTGGAAAAAATATAATTGATGGAGAAAAAGTGTTTTTTAATATTCAAGAAATTGAATCAACTAAAGATATAGAAGAAGCTCTTTTTGAAACTCATAAAAAATATATAGATATTCAAATTGTTATAGATGGTATAGAAAATTATGGTGTTCTATTATCTGATGAAGGACTAGAAATAGCAGAACCATTTAATACTGAAAATGATTTTGAATTATTTAAAAAATCTCCAGAAACAATTTTTACTCTTTCTCCTGAAGATTTTATAATTTTCTTTACTGATGAACCTCATATGCCTTGCTTAAAAGTAAATGAAAAAAAATCTATAAAAAAAGTTGTTTATAAAATATTAAAATAG
- a CDS encoding murein L,D-transpeptidase catalytic domain family protein: MKKIFFIFSFLTINFISFSQEEICKNFQEKEIIKQEKNLLEKISIKEFYKKSKLNEKIDFKIFKMSVDGYNKIKNKNEDYLIIIDFSKESSKKRFYLINLFEGKIEAETYVAHGKNSGIEKAISFSDQTNSYKSSMGFFLTRNHYNGRYGYSIRLKGLEKGINSNAFVRGIVLHGAKESEESYLKQYGFLGRTEGCPAIPLSLVKNILGRIPENTVLFIYGEDEKYFEKSCLIK, translated from the coding sequence ATGAAAAAGATTTTTTTTATATTTAGTTTTCTTACTATAAATTTTATTAGTTTTTCTCAAGAAGAAATTTGTAAAAATTTTCAAGAAAAAGAAATTATTAAACAAGAAAAAAACTTGTTAGAAAAAATTTCAATAAAGGAATTTTATAAAAAAAGTAAATTAAATGAAAAAATAGATTTTAAAATTTTTAAAATGTCTGTAGATGGTTATAATAAAATAAAAAATAAAAATGAGGATTATTTGATAATTATAGATTTTTCAAAAGAATCTTCTAAAAAAAGATTTTATCTCATAAATCTTTTTGAAGGGAAGATAGAGGCTGAAACTTATGTGGCACATGGAAAAAATAGTGGTATAGAAAAAGCAATTAGTTTTTCAGACCAAACTAATTCTTATAAAAGTTCTATGGGATTTTTTTTAACAAGAAATCACTATAATGGAAGATATGGATATTCAATTAGATTAAAAGGATTAGAAAAAGGAATAAATTCTAATGCTTTTGTAAGAGGAATAGTACTTCATGGAGCAAAAGAGTCGGAAGAAAGTTATTTAAAGCAATATGGTTTTTTGGGAAGAACAGAAGGATGTCCAGCAATTCCATTAAGTTTAGTAAAAAATATATTAGGAAGGATTCCAGAAAATACAGTTTTATTTATTTATGGAGAAGATGAAAAATATTTTGAAAAAAGTTGTTTAATAAAATAA
- a CDS encoding polysaccharide deacetylase family protein — MNILMALSQLEVTGAEVYGVTLADELIKRGNNVYIVSDTLTKPTKAEYFKIEFNKRSLSQRISHVKELLRIIKEKDIQVVHAHSRASSWSSAIACKIAGIPLITTTHGRQPIHFSRKLIKGFGDYGITVCENIYRQLIDKLGVKENKICVLRNPVSCEEYDFSENSIKEKIIISIIGRLSGPKGEICYDLLERLYKNEKYQIQVIGGKEIPERFKKFQEKVKFLGYVNDVPQKIKDSSIIIGAGRVAIEGILSGRPVIAVGEQEYIGLVSEKNIEKALSGNFGDVVIEYNGVDISNIEKDIEEGINLKKDELLRLRDIIKENFSIKTIVDNIEKIYSKQYVLKKKYEIPVIMYHRIIRETDEKGVHGIYVLDKVFDEQMKYLKENGYQTITFEDIKSGKYRERFNRGNKWIMITFDDGYKDNYEVAFPILKKYGFKGTIYLLGEAKYNSWDVNNPKNPEKKFILMDDEEILEMQEYGIEFGGHTLNHPMLARLDLEKVKKEILESKKITEKMLGKKMNCFAYPYGNLSEEVKDIVKEAGYEFAVATDSGDITFDKDLFQIRRIAIFPKNNMFNFKRKVSGKYNFVKIKREQRKK, encoded by the coding sequence ATGAATATATTAATGGCTCTTTCTCAATTAGAGGTTACAGGGGCTGAAGTTTATGGAGTAACTTTGGCTGATGAACTTATAAAAAGAGGAAATAATGTTTATATAGTTTCTGATACTTTAACAAAACCTACTAAGGCTGAATATTTTAAAATTGAATTTAATAAAAGAAGTTTATCTCAAAGAATTTCTCATGTAAAAGAGCTTCTAAGAATTATAAAAGAAAAAGATATTCAGGTGGTTCATGCTCATTCAAGAGCATCTTCTTGGAGTTCGGCAATAGCTTGTAAAATAGCAGGAATTCCTTTAATAACAACAACTCATGGAAGACAACCAATACACTTTAGTAGAAAACTAATAAAAGGTTTTGGAGACTATGGAATTACAGTATGTGAAAATATTTATAGACAACTTATAGATAAATTAGGAGTAAAAGAAAATAAAATTTGTGTTTTAAGAAATCCTGTAAGTTGTGAAGAATATGATTTTTCTGAAAATAGTATAAAAGAAAAAATAATTATTTCGATAATAGGAAGATTATCAGGTCCTAAAGGAGAAATTTGTTATGATTTATTAGAAAGATTATATAAAAATGAAAAATATCAAATCCAAGTAATAGGTGGAAAAGAAATTCCAGAAAGATTTAAAAAATTTCAAGAGAAAGTAAAATTTTTAGGATATGTAAATGATGTTCCTCAAAAAATAAAAGATTCTAGTATAATTATAGGAGCTGGAAGAGTTGCTATAGAGGGAATACTTTCTGGAAGACCTGTAATAGCAGTAGGAGAACAAGAATATATAGGGCTTGTATCAGAAAAAAATATTGAAAAAGCTCTTAGTGGAAATTTTGGAGATGTAGTAATTGAATATAATGGAGTAGATATTTCTAATATAGAAAAAGATATTGAAGAGGGAATAAATTTAAAAAAAGATGAACTTTTAAGATTAAGAGATATTATCAAAGAAAATTTTTCTATAAAAACTATTGTTGATAATATAGAAAAAATTTATTCAAAACAATATGTTTTAAAGAAAAAATATGAAATTCCAGTTATTATGTACCACAGAATAATAAGAGAAACTGATGAAAAAGGTGTTCATGGAATATATGTTTTAGATAAAGTTTTTGATGAACAAATGAAGTATCTAAAAGAAAATGGATATCAAACAATCACTTTTGAAGATATAAAGTCTGGAAAGTATAGAGAAAGATTTAATCGTGGAAATAAATGGATTATGATTACTTTTGATGACGGATATAAAGATAACTATGAAGTTGCTTTTCCAATTTTAAAAAAATATGGATTTAAGGGAACTATATACCTTTTAGGTGAAGCAAAATATAATAGTTGGGATGTAAATAATCCTAAAAATCCAGAGAAAAAATTTATTCTTATGGATGATGAAGAAATTTTAGAAATGCAAGAGTATGGAATAGAATTTGGAGGTCATACTTTAAATCATCCAATGTTGGCGAGATTAGATTTAGAAAAAGTTAAAAAAGAAATTTTAGAATCTAAAAAAATAACAGAAAAAATGCTTGGTAAAAAAATGAATTGTTTCGCTTATCCATATGGAAATTTAAGTGAAGAGGTAAAAGATATTGTAAAAGAAGCTGGTTATGAATTTGCTGTAGCTACTGATAGTGGAGATATAACTTTTGATAAAGATTTATTTCAAATAAGAAGAATAGCAATATTCCCTAAAAATAATATGTTTAATTTTAAAAGAAAAGTTAGTGGAAAATATAATTTTGTAAAAATTAAAAGAGAACAAAGAAAAAAATAA
- a CDS encoding DUF896 domain-containing protein, whose amino-acid sequence MEMKDIITKVNYFSKLSKERELTPDEKEEREKYRKLYLEKFRAQVRGHLENIKIVDANEKLN is encoded by the coding sequence ATGGAAATGAAAGATATAATAACTAAAGTAAATTATTTTTCAAAACTTTCAAAAGAAAGAGAACTTACTCCTGATGAAAAAGAAGAAAGAGAAAAATATAGAAAACTTTATTTGGAAAAATTTAGAGCTCAAGTAAGAGGGCACTTAGAAAATATAAAAATAGTAGATGCTAATGAAAAATTAAATTAG